In Bacteroidales bacterium, one DNA window encodes the following:
- a CDS encoding MBL fold metallo-hydrolase, with product MIAVQRFVFNSFAVNTYVISGKSRECIIVDPACSNSKEEKELSGFIHDFHLTPVMLVNTHSHVDHILGNAFVCNTYGLKPTAHRRGAIFWETAKEFASVFGLNVNEVKKPELFVEEGDILLAEGFELRVLYTPGHADGSISLVCDQQNFVITGDVLFQNSIGRTDLPTGDFDLLRESIQQKLFTLPSDCIVYPGHGPETSIGYEIVNNPFI from the coding sequence ATGATTGCTGTTCAACGGTTTGTTTTTAACTCATTCGCTGTTAATACCTATGTTATTTCAGGCAAGAGCCGGGAATGCATCATTGTTGACCCTGCATGTTCGAATAGCAAGGAAGAAAAGGAATTATCAGGATTCATCCATGATTTTCATCTTACACCTGTTATGCTGGTGAATACTCATAGTCATGTAGATCATATCCTGGGGAATGCTTTTGTTTGCAATACTTACGGACTCAAGCCTACTGCGCATCGGAGAGGTGCAATTTTCTGGGAAACAGCGAAGGAGTTTGCTTCTGTGTTTGGTTTAAATGTTAATGAAGTGAAGAAACCGGAGTTGTTTGTTGAAGAAGGCGATATATTACTTGCTGAGGGCTTCGAATTGAGGGTGTTGTATACGCCGGGACATGCAGATGGAAGTATTAGCCTGGTTTGTGATCAGCAAAATTTTGTCATTACCGGAGACGTGCTTTTCCAAAACAGTATTGGCAGAACAGATTTACCAACAGGAGATTTTGATCTTCTCAGGGAAAGTATTCAGCAAAAATTATTTACGCTGCCATCAGATTGCATCGTTTATCCGGGACATGGTCCTGAAACTTCTATTGGCTATGAAATTGTCAATAATCCATTTATATAG